AGAAGCAGCCGCGGTAACACTCGAAGTGAAAGCGAAAGAGGAGGAGGCCAAGGGCTGGAGAGAAAGCTACAGGCCAGAAAGGGTGGTTCGGAGAGCCCCTCTTCTCCAGCCGGGACGCGCCCGCCGGAGCAGTGGGGaagggcggcggggcggggcgggaggggtggCAGCGCAGCCCCCATGGGCGCGGGGCAGGGCTGGTGCCTGCTGCTCTGCCTGGCCCTGTCCCGCGTGGCGGCAGACCCAGGTGAGCGGGGAGCGCCGGccggagtggggggagggggagggaagaggagggtgggggtgttGGGCCCAGGGCGCACCAGGGACCCACCCACCCCGAGATTCcagaaggggaagggggtggggagagggggccgACTTCCAGCAGCCTCCTAAGCCCAACAGGAGAAAGGCTGGCAAAATAAGGAACCAATGGTGTTGGGGAGGAGGCCGCAGCCTGTGGGaaagggcaaaggaagagaggcCTCCTGGGGGATGCGGTGGGGGGCCTAGTGGAGAGGGCACTGCCCGGGAGCAGACACCTTCCCAAGCGGAAAGCTGGGAAATCCCCGGGAGGTGTgccctggaggtgggggaggggaaggccacCTGTAACCGCAGAAAGCTGAGTAGACCCAGTGGGCTGGCTGGGAAATTGTGCCAACTCCCCTCGCCACACGGGCGGCCTGTCTCCTCTCCCAGTGGCAATTTTGCTCATTTATGTGCTTTTGCCGAGAATTCCTTTGACTGAAGAGAGAGTTTTTTGGCTGGCAGTTGTaatgagaataaaaacataaactctCCTGACCAATGTAAATCAGGACTTTAATTCATACCAGGTATGTGCCTGGACTAGCAGGTGCTTCCCAGAAAGCTGGTTTGGGGGTGacgagagggacacagagacagctAGGACCCTGGATGACAACTTCTACACCTTCCTTGATGACTCCACAGTTGGGGTGCGAGGCGAGTACAGAAGCAACTCTCTGGGCAAGAGGGTGCTCACTCCTGTCTTTAACCTGCAGAAGAAAGGCAGTGGCGGAAGGTGGATGTGGTCCTAGACTGCTTCCTGGTGGAGGAAGACAGGCACCCTGGAAGTCTTGCCGGCAGTAGGACCACGGTGGAGGCCTTGCTCGTGCTGAGGCAAGTACCAGTGCTGGATGACGGCTCCCTGGAAGCCTTCACTGATTTCCAAGGGGGCACACTGGCCAAAGACAACCCACCTGTTACCTTCGAGGCCTCAGGTAAGAGCCCTCCACCCTATGTCTCAATCTTTCTGGGCTCCCTCCGCTGGGACGGCTCAGTTCCTGAGGACACCCACCGCACCTGTTTCCCATGGACCCAGGTGTCCTCAATCCAACTAGACCTCTGtgctgcccttctcccccagtgAACTTGGTACAGATTCCTCAAGCCGAGGCCTTACTCCATGCTGACTGCAACGGGAAGGAGGTGTCCTGTGAGATCTCCCACTATTTCCTCCAGGCCACTAAGAAAGCTTCGTTCATCGCCAACGTGCAGGTACCCGGAGGGGGACCTAGTGTCTCCATGGTGATGAAGGTTCTCAGGGATGCTGAGAATGGGGCTGTCTTGCACCCCACACTGAAGCTGCCCCTGAGCCCCCAGGGGATGGTGCAGACTGCAggtgagaaaattaaaagtagcaGAAATAAAGTTGTGGGTTTTTTCAAGTGGGCAGCTCATGGGGGActagaagaaggaagggaataagtACACTTCCATCCACATCAGTCATCTCAGGGTGTCCCCTAGCCTCAGTCCTTTCTCCTAAAGACCCAAAGGATTGGATTGGGATCATTTTCACCTCCCTTGTGTGAGGAAATGACATGCGAGGCTCTGTTCACGTACGCTGTCCATAGCAGTCTTATTAAACCAAGCACCAGTTGTATCGCGGTGAAAGCCAGCCTGTTCTGGTGCTTCAAGATGATTAGAGTGATGCACATGCAGGATTTGTTCATTAACTCTTATTAGCAAAACCTGGTTCTTGCCCTTTCCAACCTGGTACATCCCAGAGGACACAGGAAATTGAGAACATGATGATAGGCTTCTCCAGAGTTCCTCAAATCCAGTATTTTGCCTCCAAAAAGAGGACAACCAGGTGCAGAGATTAGGGGGCTAGCCTCTTATCCTTAGAAAGCCCCAGAAGACTCAACCTAACTTTACCCTGCCACAGCAGAAAAGAGGGGTTCTCATGTCTGTCCAGTGTCAGCCATAGTCCTAGCATAGCTTAGGTATTCCCCCTTTGGGGGAGGTAATCCCCCCCTGTCTTTCTACCTTTTGTAGGGATATTTCAAACctacaaaaaggtaaaagaataaTGTAATGAGCACCTGTATACCATTCacccaattattttttaatgtttatttatttttgaaggaaagagagagcacgagcaggggaggggcagacagagagggagacacagaatccgaagcaggctccaggctccgagctgtcagcacagagcctgacacagggctcgaactcacctgccatgagatcatgacctgagccgaagttggtagcttaacctactgagccacccagatgcccctgtatcAACCAATTATTAATGTCTTGCCGCATTCTCTCTCTTGATATAAAGGATAGGTATCCCTCCCTGAACTGAAAGTAAATTGCAGACACTCCAAAACTTCACCCCAAATGTTTCCATGTATGTCATGTATTGGCTCATAACACAAAGTTTATAACCAAAAACAAGGATATTCTCTTTCATAATCACAAAACCATCACCTTGGCAGCAAATCAAGGTGGGGAGCAGTCTAGGGTGGTGCAGGCAATAAGGGAGTACAGTGTGTAAAGACTTTAAGAACATATTCTCACCATTACATCACCACCATATTGACAATCTTGAACACTATCACTGATAAAACACTCCTCCCTGCCAAGGCAGTCCATTCCTACCATTACTTGGTACACCACTGAGCATTAGACTTAAGAAATGTtctttaacgttcatttattttgagagagagggagaatgggcGTATGTGCGCACAtacaagtgggaaggggcagagagagaatcccaagcaggctccataccgtcAGTGCACAGTTGgacgtggcgcttgaactcatgaaccgtgagatcatgacctgagccgaagtcaagacgcttaaccgactgagacacccaggtgccgccagacttaagaaatttttaaattgatgcaATAGTACTGTCAATATAGAGTCCAAGTTCAAATTTCTCCAGTGGTCCCACTAACGttctagtttgtttttgttttaagtccaGGATTCAAACAAGGGTCATGCATTCAGTTGTCCTGTGCCTTTAGCCTCCTTTACTGCAGAACAGTCTTTTCCTAGCATTGACATTTTGAAGAGTCCAGGCCTGCTGTCTTGTAGAGTATCCCACCATTTGGATGTGTCTGATTGTTTTCGTCATTGGATTCAGCTTCAGCATGTTTGGCACAAATACTACCACTGGGTGCTTTTAAAATCTCTTATTCCTATTTAGTCTTCGCAGCAGCTTCGCCTTAAGCAGATGACCTTGGCAACCCTTactgccttgcccaaggtcacagagctagtaagtggaaGAAGCAGGGTTCCAAAGCTTTTGCTGCTATTCCAGTGGTCTTACCTGAGGGTCAATGGTAACACATAATTTTGCATGTGTAATTTTCTGGTGAGACGTCCATAGCTTTCGTCAGATTATCCAGGGGTAAGTGACTCCAAAATAGTTAGGATTACCATGTGTGCCATGCTGCTTTTCCACAGCACCATTTCTTTGtggttccatcttttttttttttttttaatttatttattttgagagagagagagagagagcgcgcacaagcaggggaggggcagagagaaggacagacagaatcccgagcaggctccacaccatcagtgcagaacccaacgtggggcttgaactcatgaactgtgagatcatgacctgagccatgatccagggtcagatgcctaactgtgccacccacgcgccccattTTGTGGTTGCACCTGATGGGAAATgtccaggaaggaggcaggggcaggcaTACGCCCACAACATGCCCACAGCTTAGCGATCAGGTGGACTCGAGGAGGAAGTAGCCCACAGTCACCCTTCTTTTTCTCACTATAGTGGAGCTCCAAGTGACAACACAGACCCCATTGCTGAATTTCCTGCTGGGGTCCTCAGCCTCCCTGCACTGTGGCTTCTCCGTGGCCCCGGGCTTAGACCTGACTGGCGTGGAGTGGCGGCTGCAACATAAGGGCCACGGCCAGCTGGTGTACAGCTGGACCACGGGGCAGCGGCAGGCCAAGCGGGAGGGTGCCTCCCTGGAGTCAGAGCAGCTACTCCTGGCCGGGGATGCCTCCCTCACCCTGCCTAGCCTCACCCTGAAGGACGAGGGGACCTACATTTGCCAGATCACCACCTCTCTGTACCAAGCCCAACAGATCGTCCAGCTCCACGTCCAAGGTGAGGTCATTTTCGGTTCcccaaggagaggggaagggatatGCCTATGGAGGTGTTTTCCAGGACAGAATCCAACACAAGGGCAATTTTCTGAGAAGCAGGCTGAATGGCCACAACCTAACTGCCATCTCCATCCTAGAAGTGCAGACTGTTCTCTGTCAGACTCCAGGGTAATTCCAGTACGCAATTTCCCAGCCCAGGAGCCTGCTGCCCTGCCCTGGCTGGCTGTCTCCAAGTACCTCCGTCCTCTGGAGCACATCCTAAGAAGGAGCAGCGGCAAACCATGGAGGGGCTGTCTGACTGGCAGGAGTATTTCATCACTGACGTCCTTTAAAATCGCC
The Lynx canadensis isolate LIC74 chromosome B4, mLynCan4.pri.v2, whole genome shotgun sequence DNA segment above includes these coding regions:
- the TAPBPL gene encoding tapasin-related protein isoform X2; the protein is MGAGQGWCLLLCLALSRVAADPEERQWRKVDVVLDCFLVEEDRHPGSLAGSRTTVEALLVLRQVPVLDDGSLEAFTDFQGGTLAKDNPPVTFEASVNLVQIPQAEALLHADCNGKEVSCEISHYFLQATKKASFIANVQVPGGGPSVSMVMKVLRDAENGAVLHPTLKLPLSPQGMVQTAVELQVTTQTPLLNFLLGSSASLHCGFSVAPGLDLTGVEWRLQHKGHGQLVYSWTTGQRQAKREGASLESEQLLLAGDASLTLPSLTLKDEGTYICQITTSLYQAQQIVQLHVQASPKVQLSLTNKALPPTLICNIAGYYPLDVTVTWIREEPGGAPVPVSGASFSSLRQSTAGTYSVSSFLKAEPGPEGTTYTCQVTHISLEEPLRSTAWVAPPEQKTAFGVLLASSLFLLTLLFLGLQRWPAPSPRSAKTLRPSR
- the TAPBPL gene encoding tapasin-related protein isoform X1, producing MKKGSQAPGDPASGFEERQWRKVDVVLDCFLVEEDRHPGSLAGSRTTVEALLVLRQVPVLDDGSLEAFTDFQGGTLAKDNPPVTFEASVNLVQIPQAEALLHADCNGKEVSCEISHYFLQATKKASFIANVQVPGGGPSVSMVMKVLRDAENGAVLHPTLKLPLSPQGMVQTAVELQVTTQTPLLNFLLGSSASLHCGFSVAPGLDLTGVEWRLQHKGHGQLVYSWTTGQRQAKREGASLESEQLLLAGDASLTLPSLTLKDEGTYICQITTSLYQAQQIVQLHVQASPKVQLSLTNKALPPTLICNIAGYYPLDVTVTWIREEPGGAPVPVSGASFSSLRQSTAGTYSVSSFLKAEPGPEGTTYTCQVTHISLEEPLRSTAWVAPPEQKTAFGVLLASSLFLLTLLFLGLQRWPAPSPRSAKTLRPSR